The following proteins come from a genomic window of Loxodonta africana isolate mLoxAfr1 chromosome 19, mLoxAfr1.hap2, whole genome shotgun sequence:
- the FOXN4 gene encoding forkhead box protein N4, which yields MIESDISSIMSGIIRNSGQNHRPSPQEYRLLATASDDDLPGDLQSLSWLTAVDVPRLQQMASGRVDLGGPSAPQPHAGALAGVADLHVGATSGPLLHGPAGMAPPGILGLGPLASHEASISPFPVRGQPSAGQQEPQLYAPTTQPQFPLPQGQQCSPAGLYGSPFGVQPPYPQPRVAMHSSQELHPKHYPKPIYSYSCLIAMALKNSKTGSLPVSEIYSFMKEHFPYFKTAPDGWKNSVRHNLSLNKCFEKVENKMSGSSRKGCLWALNLARIDKMEEEMHKWKRKDLAAIHRSMANPEELDKLISDRPESCRRPGKLGEPEASVLTHSATVAMAHGCLAVSQLPPQPLMTLSLQSVPLHHQAQPQAHLAPDSPAPAQTPPLHALPDHSPSPLPHPAMGRAPVDFINISTDMNPEVDTLDPSIMDFALQGNLWEEMKDEGFSLDALGAFGDSPLDCDLGGPGLTPVSGGNNQSFSDLQVTGLYATYSTPDSVATSATASSSPYLGAPGNKPIALL from the exons ATGATAGAAAGTGACATCTCGTCCATAATGTCAGGAATTATTCGAAACTCAGGGCAAAATCACCGCCCCTCTCCACAGGAATACAG GCTCCTGGCCACCGCCAGTGATGATGACCTTCCTGGGGACCTGCAGTCGCTGTCGTGGCTCACGGCCGTGGACGTACCACGGTTGCAGCAGATGGCGAGTGGCCGTGTGGATCTGGGCGGCCCCAGTGCGCCACAGCCGCACGCAG GTGCCTTGGCAGGGGTGGCTGACCTGCATGTGGGAGCCACCTCAGGTCCCCTGCTCCATGGGCCAGCTGGCATGGCCCCCCCAGGCATCCTGGGCCTGGGCCCTCTGGCCAGCCACGAAGCCAGT ATAAGCCCATTCCCAGTGAGGGGCCAGCCCTCTGCAGGCCAGCAGGAGCCACAGCTTTATGCGCCCACCACCCAGCCGCAGTTCCCACTCCCCCAGGGCCAGCAG TGCTCCCCGGCGGGCCTATATGGCTCCCCATTTGGGGTGCAGCCTCCCTACCCCCAGCCCCGTGTGGCCATGCACTCGTCTCAGGAACTGCACCCCAAACACTACCCCAAGCCCATCTACTCATACAG TTGTCTGATCGCCATGGCCCTGAAGAACAGCAAGACAGGCAGCCTGCCCGTGAGCGAGATCTACAGCTTCATGAAGGAGCACTTCCCCTACTTCAAG ACGGCCCCCGATGGCTGGAAGAACTCAGTGCGGCACAACCTGTCCCTGAACAAGTGCTTCGAGAAGGTGGAGAACAAGATGAGCGGCTCCTCGCGCAAGGGCTGCCTGTGGGCCCTGAACCTGGCTCGCATCGACAAGATGGAGGAGGAGATGCACAAGTGGAAAAGGAAGGACCTCGCAGCCATCCACCGGAGCATGGCCAACCCCG AGGAACTGGACAAGCTGATCTCAGATCGGCCGGAGAGCTGCCGGCGCCCTGGCAAACTGGGCGAGCCAGAGGCCTCTGTGTTGACTCACTCCGCCACAGTGGCCATGGCCCACGGCTGCCTGGCTGTCTCCCagctcccaccccagcccctgaTGACACTATCCCTGCAGTCTGTccccctgcaccaccaggcccaGCCCCAGGCACATCTGGCTCCAGACTCCCCCGCCCCAGCCCAGACCCCACCCCTGCACGCCCTGCCGGACCACAGCCCCAGTCCCCTGCCCCACCCCGCCATGGGGAGGGCTCCAGTGGACTTCATCAACATCTCCACCGACATGAACCCTGAGGTGGACACCCTGGACCCCAGCATCATGGACTTCGCTCTGCAGG GGAACCTCTGGGAGGAGATGAAGGACGAGGGCTTCAGCCTGGATGCGCTGGGGGCCTTCGGAGACTCCCCACTTGACTGTGACCTGGGGGGCCCGGGCCTGACCCCCGTCTCTGGCGGCAACAACCAGTCCTTCTCAGACTTGCAGGTGACAGGCCTGTATGCCACGTACTCCACCCCGGACAGTGTGGCCACCTCTGCCACCGCCTCCTCCTCTCCATACCTGGGTGCCCCGGGGAACAAGCCCATAGCCCTGCTGTGA